One part of the Niveispirillum cyanobacteriorum genome encodes these proteins:
- a CDS encoding glycoside hydrolase family 43 protein, which yields MAKNWLHLSVALLALTVLTTSPTVAQTGSNPIIRDKFTADPAPLVVGDRLYLYVGHDEAQRDEMFNMKEWLVYSTTDMKSWTGHGPIMKVADFKWAKKDAWASQTIQRNGKFWFYAAVEHDDTHPGKAIAVAVSDSPTGPFVDAKGSALITNQMTPKGTHSWEDIDPTVFTDDDGTTWIAWGNRQCYIAKLKPNMIEIDGPITEITPPHFEEGPWLHKRGDLYYLTYASLDRATHRDEKVSYATAPSIQGPWTYRGELTGSGKYSFTIHPGIAQFKGNWYLFLHNATLTIGDLNGALGRRAVTVEHLQYNPDGTMKPVIQTDAGVTAPPPR from the coding sequence ATGGCAAAGAACTGGCTCCATCTGTCAGTCGCATTGTTAGCGCTAACAGTTTTAACCACCTCCCCCACCGTGGCGCAGACGGGATCGAACCCCATCATCCGCGACAAGTTCACCGCCGATCCCGCCCCGCTGGTGGTGGGTGACCGGCTGTATCTCTATGTCGGGCATGACGAGGCGCAGCGCGACGAGATGTTCAACATGAAGGAGTGGCTGGTTTATTCCACCACCGATATGAAATCCTGGACCGGCCATGGCCCCATCATGAAGGTGGCGGATTTCAAATGGGCGAAGAAGGATGCCTGGGCCTCACAGACGATCCAGCGCAACGGCAAGTTCTGGTTCTATGCCGCCGTCGAACATGACGACACCCATCCCGGCAAGGCCATCGCCGTCGCCGTATCGGACAGCCCGACCGGCCCATTTGTGGATGCCAAGGGATCGGCGCTGATCACAAATCAGATGACGCCCAAGGGCACCCATAGCTGGGAAGATATCGACCCCACCGTCTTCACCGATGATGACGGCACGACCTGGATCGCCTGGGGCAACCGCCAGTGCTACATCGCCAAGCTGAAGCCCAACATGATCGAAATCGACGGCCCGATCACGGAGATCACGCCCCCGCACTTTGAGGAGGGGCCATGGCTGCATAAGCGTGGTGATCTCTATTACCTGACCTATGCCTCGCTCGACCGCGCCACCCACCGGGATGAAAAAGTGTCCTATGCCACGGCCCCGTCGATCCAGGGTCCCTGGACCTATCGTGGCGAACTGACGGGATCGGGCAAATACAGTTTCACGATCCATCCCGGCATCGCGCAGTTCAAGGGCAACTGGTACCTGTTCCTGCACAATGCCACCCTGACCATCGGCGACCTGAATGGTGCCCTGGGCCGGCGCGCCGTTACGGTGGAACATCTTCAATATAATCCCGACGGCACCATGAAACCGGTGATCCAAACGGACGCGGGCGTTACCGCCCCGCCTCCGCGCTAA
- a CDS encoding efflux RND transporter periplasmic adaptor subunit, giving the protein MEKVGTVQMGRHWALRGWGDRLRMPKWAALGPRSKRVVAIGGVLLLGVSGFTLMVASKPEVAREDRPERVWSVDAVNVARADHRPDMSLMGTLVAGRSAELRPLVAGTVKAVSPALRDGGLVKAGETLLEIDPWDYELTVRETRAQLAEARARLDELRATAAAEKSRAELARQQLGIKEREQERAQSLYEKGTISIARLEQTQGALAAERQTLAAMENGSQAGAARVRQQEAAIDRLKAMLDRAETDLARTKLTAPFDAFVGQTKAEVGMRVSAGDQVATLSGTEGLEARVTLSTEAYGRLAADGAGVVGRRAEVTWKLGEQRLTYPATVERVIDRIDTATGGVTIFVRLEAQSLDQPLRPGAFVEVALPDRAYVAVHRLPVTAVHGNDTVYIANAEGRLESTKVHVVARTSDAVFVDKGLSDGVKVVTTRFQEIGPGLKVAVRETPAPGAQVATNPPKETQDKDNQDKAGAGEKSE; this is encoded by the coding sequence ATGGAAAAGGTGGGGACGGTACAGATGGGGCGCCATTGGGCGCTGCGCGGCTGGGGCGACCGGCTGCGCATGCCGAAATGGGCGGCCCTGGGGCCGCGGTCAAAGCGCGTGGTGGCCATTGGCGGTGTCCTGCTTCTGGGTGTCAGCGGTTTCACCCTGATGGTGGCCAGCAAGCCGGAAGTGGCGCGGGAGGACCGGCCGGAACGGGTCTGGTCTGTGGATGCGGTGAACGTCGCCCGCGCCGACCACCGCCCGGACATGAGTCTGATGGGCACGCTGGTTGCGGGCCGATCGGCGGAATTGCGGCCCCTGGTGGCCGGGACTGTCAAGGCGGTGTCGCCGGCCCTGCGCGACGGCGGTCTGGTCAAGGCGGGAGAAACGCTGCTGGAGATCGACCCCTGGGATTATGAACTGACGGTACGGGAGACGCGGGCGCAACTTGCCGAGGCCCGGGCGCGGCTGGATGAGCTGCGCGCCACAGCGGCGGCGGAGAAGTCGCGCGCCGAACTGGCCCGTCAGCAACTGGGCATCAAGGAGCGCGAGCAGGAACGCGCCCAGTCCCTGTATGAAAAGGGCACCATCTCCATCGCGCGGCTGGAACAGACGCAAGGGGCCCTGGCGGCGGAACGCCAGACCCTGGCCGCCATGGAAAACGGGTCGCAGGCCGGGGCCGCCCGCGTCCGGCAGCAGGAAGCGGCCATTGACCGGTTGAAGGCGATGCTGGATCGGGCAGAGACGGATCTGGCCCGCACCAAGCTGACCGCCCCGTTCGATGCCTTTGTCGGCCAGACCAAGGCGGAGGTGGGCATGCGCGTATCGGCGGGCGATCAGGTCGCCACCCTGTCGGGCACTGAAGGGCTGGAGGCCCGCGTCACCCTGTCGACCGAGGCCTATGGAAGACTGGCTGCCGATGGGGCGGGCGTGGTGGGCCGCCGGGCGGAGGTCACCTGGAAGCTGGGTGAGCAGCGCCTGACCTATCCGGCGACCGTGGAACGGGTGATCGACCGGATTGACACCGCCACGGGCGGCGTCACCATCTTCGTACGACTTGAGGCACAAAGCCTGGATCAGCCGCTGCGCCCCGGCGCCTTTGTAGAGGTTGCGTTGCCCGACCGTGCCTATGTTGCGGTCCATCGTCTGCCCGTCACGGCGGTTCATGGCAATGATACCGTCTATATCGCCAATGCCGAGGGCCGGCTGGAAAGCACCAAGGTGCATGTGGTGGCCCGCACCAGCGATGCCGTGTTCGTCGATAAGGGGCTGAGCGATGGCGTCAAAGTGGTGACCACCCGGTTCCAGGAAATCGGACCCGGTCTGAAGGTTGCGGTCCGCGAGACGCCGGCCCCCGGCGCCCAGGTCGCCACCAACCCGCCCAAGGAAACCCAGGATAAGGACAATCAGGATAAGGCTGGGGCCGGGGAGAAGAGCGAATGA
- a CDS encoding efflux RND transporter permease subunit — MNSAGLIRTFIRHKVAANILMIMMMIAGFWALAKLERQMEPDFDVPGIYVGTAWQGASADDIDRSIIEAMEREVRFLEGVDEVTGRSREGIGELFINFKHGTDMAKALSEVESAINNITTLPQSAERPVINRFTITDELMELAISGPLPEPALRALAKQVRDGVTAQGVDRVYMSGLRNAEIWVEVPAAELQRLDTTLGSIAQRLAQASTDVPSGTLSGNIEKQMRSMGRQDDAAGVAGLTLRTDAQGQRVTMGQVAQVSDAFDDRGVTGRRNGNPAINLSLQTSKNGNLIAITERVDAYLEKLRPTLPPGVTVESYDRNSDALEDRIGMLMDNAVGGMVLVMAVLVVFLRPWVTFWIAIDILVSFLVTFAIMVLIGQSINVMSLFALIMMTGIICDDAIVVAEHGQTLMDKGMEPAKAVERAAQRMFWPVTAAAITTIAAFGPMLMMSGTTGQYVMPLPAISIAVIIASLLGCFLMLPSHMRHALEKGQKSPPSKLRVAFDAKFISFRDGPFTQAIAWATHNRGLTVAAAVTIMALAIGLQAGGHVKFAFFPQPEGNQAQLNLLFSPGTPREVVAKQIDEAEAALYRVEAAYGLPRGEIVKMTFGKLGVTTGNNLPEQVGDYIGSMKVEFSVADDREQRLPDIMKKWEAETKLLPGIDQVIFSTEQDGFGGDGFGFRLVHNDPYVLKAASEELKKVIMTYGGVSGARDNLPAGKPELVVKVTPRGEALGFTTENVGRQLRDAMDGAIAMRFAKGDEEVTVRVRLPESDQTEALLASLKLRSPTGMQVPLADVVELSERPGLSRILRNKGQRTVSIFAEVDHLKGNSGEIRSDIEKNHLPGIMEKYGVKKDQNDGSRQEEEFWSDFMMGMLVSLGAIYLVLAWIMGSFARPFAVLMIIPFSIAGTIFGHWVMGADMTIWSYIAIMGMAGVLVNDSIQVVSSIDDRIKEGEAVESAVVHGAAERLRQVLLTSLTTIFGLLPLLTETAFQAAFLVPMAITFVFGIGTATVLVLLLMPALLMLVEDAKRGIGWVRGRFGRRQPVVAV; from the coding sequence ATGAACAGCGCCGGCCTGATCCGCACCTTCATCCGCCACAAGGTGGCGGCCAATATCCTGATGATCATGATGATGATCGCCGGCTTCTGGGCGCTGGCCAAGCTGGAACGGCAGATGGAACCGGACTTTGATGTGCCGGGTATCTATGTCGGGACAGCCTGGCAGGGCGCGTCCGCCGACGATATCGACCGCTCCATCATCGAGGCCATGGAACGCGAAGTGCGGTTCCTGGAAGGCGTTGATGAGGTGACGGGCCGGTCGCGCGAAGGCATCGGCGAACTGTTCATCAATTTCAAGCATGGCACCGACATGGCCAAGGCCCTGTCGGAGGTCGAAAGCGCGATCAACAACATCACCACCCTGCCGCAGAGTGCGGAACGCCCGGTGATCAACCGCTTCACCATCACCGACGAACTGATGGAACTGGCGATCTCCGGTCCTCTGCCGGAACCCGCATTGCGGGCGCTGGCCAAGCAGGTGCGTGACGGGGTGACCGCGCAGGGTGTGGACCGTGTCTATATGTCCGGTCTGCGCAATGCCGAGATCTGGGTGGAGGTGCCGGCGGCGGAGCTGCAGCGCCTGGATACCACCCTGGGGTCGATTGCCCAGCGTCTGGCCCAGGCATCGACCGATGTGCCGTCGGGTACTCTGTCGGGCAATATTGAAAAGCAGATGCGGTCCATGGGCCGGCAGGATGATGCCGCCGGTGTCGCCGGACTGACGCTGCGCACCGACGCGCAGGGCCAGCGCGTGACCATGGGGCAGGTGGCCCAGGTCAGCGATGCCTTTGACGACCGGGGCGTGACCGGACGGCGCAATGGCAATCCCGCCATCAACCTGTCGCTTCAGACCTCCAAGAACGGCAATTTGATCGCCATCACCGAACGGGTGGATGCGTACCTTGAAAAACTGCGCCCGACCCTGCCGCCTGGCGTGACGGTCGAAAGCTATGACCGCAATTCCGACGCGCTGGAAGATCGCATCGGCATGCTGATGGATAATGCGGTCGGCGGCATGGTGCTGGTCATGGCTGTGCTGGTGGTGTTCCTGCGGCCCTGGGTTACCTTCTGGATCGCCATCGACATCCTGGTCAGCTTCCTGGTCACCTTCGCCATCATGGTGCTGATCGGGCAGAGCATCAATGTGATGAGCCTGTTCGCCCTGATCATGATGACGGGCATCATCTGTGACGATGCCATCGTGGTGGCCGAACATGGCCAGACCCTGATGGATAAGGGCATGGAGCCGGCCAAGGCCGTGGAACGGGCCGCCCAGCGCATGTTCTGGCCCGTCACGGCCGCCGCCATCACCACCATTGCCGCCTTCGGCCCGATGCTGATGATGAGCGGGACGACAGGGCAATATGTAATGCCGCTGCCCGCCATCTCCATCGCGGTGATCATCGCCTCTCTTCTGGGCTGCTTCCTGATGTTGCCGTCCCACATGCGCCACGCACTGGAAAAGGGGCAGAAGTCACCGCCGTCAAAGCTGCGCGTGGCGTTCGATGCAAAATTCATCAGCTTCCGTGATGGGCCCTTCACGCAGGCCATTGCCTGGGCCACGCATAACCGTGGACTGACGGTTGCGGCGGCAGTCACGATCATGGCGCTGGCCATCGGGTTGCAGGCCGGCGGCCATGTGAAGTTCGCCTTCTTCCCGCAGCCGGAGGGCAACCAGGCGCAGTTGAACCTGCTGTTCAGCCCCGGTACCCCGCGTGAGGTGGTGGCCAAGCAGATCGACGAGGCCGAAGCCGCCCTGTACCGTGTCGAGGCCGCCTATGGCTTGCCACGGGGTGAGATCGTCAAGATGACGTTCGGTAAGCTGGGCGTCACGACCGGCAACAACCTGCCCGAACAGGTCGGCGATTATATCGGCTCCATGAAAGTCGAGTTCTCCGTAGCCGACGACCGTGAACAGCGCCTGCCCGATATCATGAAGAAGTGGGAGGCGGAGACCAAGCTGCTGCCCGGTATCGATCAGGTGATCTTCTCCACCGAACAGGATGGGTTTGGCGGCGACGGCTTCGGCTTTCGTCTGGTCCATAATGACCCCTATGTGCTGAAGGCCGCGTCGGAGGAACTGAAGAAGGTTATCATGACCTATGGCGGGGTCAGCGGGGCGCGCGACAACCTGCCCGCCGGTAAGCCGGAACTGGTGGTCAAGGTCACCCCGCGCGGAGAGGCCCTGGGCTTCACCACCGAGAATGTGGGTCGCCAGCTGCGTGATGCCATGGACGGCGCCATCGCCATGCGCTTTGCCAAGGGCGATGAGGAGGTCACGGTGCGCGTCCGCCTGCCGGAAAGCGACCAGACGGAGGCGCTACTGGCCAGTCTGAAGCTGCGTTCGCCCACCGGCATGCAGGTGCCGCTGGCCGATGTGGTGGAACTGTCGGAACGGCCCGGCCTGTCGCGTATCCTGCGCAACAAGGGCCAGCGTACCGTATCGATCTTTGCCGAGGTCGATCACCTGAAGGGTAATTCAGGCGAGATCCGCAGCGACATCGAAAAGAACCACCTGCCCGGCATCATGGAGAAGTATGGCGTCAAGAAGGACCAGAATGATGGGTCGCGTCAGGAGGAAGAGTTCTGGTCTGACTTCATGATGGGCATGTTGGTCTCGCTGGGCGCCATTTATCTGGTGCTGGCCTGGATCATGGGCAGCTTCGCCCGGCCCTTCGCCGTGCTGATGATCATCCCCTTCTCCATCGCCGGCACCATCTTTGGCCATTGGGTGATGGGGGCGGACATGACCATCTGGTCCTACATCGCCATCATGGGCATGGCCGGCGTGCTGGTGAATGACAGTATCCAGGTGGTCAGCAGCATCGATGACCGCATCAAGGAGGGGGAAGCCGTGGAGAGTGCGGTGGTGCATGGGGCGGCGGAACGGCTGCGCCAGGTGCTGCTGACCTCGCTGACCACCATCTTCGGCCTGCTGCCGCTGCTGACCGAGACGGCGTTCCAGGCGGCCTTCCTGGTGCCCATGGCCATCACCTTTGTCTTCGGCATCGGGACGGCCACGGTTCTGGTCCTGCTGCTGATGCCGGCCCTGCTGATGCTGGTGGAGGATGCCAAGCGGGGGATTGGCTGGGTCCGGGGCCGGTTTGGCCGGCGGCAGCCGGTGGTGGCGGTGTGA